A genome region from Pseudomonas helmanticensis includes the following:
- the tssE gene encoding type VI secretion system baseplate subunit TssE, giving the protein MDGYGSLFERLNGDAEQRKGRSLEASAMASVAAHLAKMLSTRAGSVQTLSDYGLPDLNDMRLSLHDSLSQARLAIESFIEAYEPRLSNVRVISLPRDHDQLRLAFSIEGLLEVEGFKRQVSFSARLDGSGQVKVT; this is encoded by the coding sequence ATGGACGGATACGGCAGTCTTTTCGAACGCCTCAATGGCGACGCGGAACAGCGCAAGGGCAGGAGCCTCGAGGCTTCAGCCATGGCGTCTGTGGCTGCCCATCTGGCCAAAATGCTCAGCACCCGGGCCGGCAGCGTGCAAACGCTGTCCGACTACGGGTTGCCCGATCTCAATGACATGCGCCTGAGCCTGCACGACTCCCTGAGTCAGGCCCGCCTGGCCATCGAAAGCTTCATCGAAGCCTACGAGCCGCGCCTGAGCAACGTGCGTGTCATTTCCCTGCCGCGTGACCACGATCAGCTTCGCCTCGCCTTCAGTATCGAGGGTCTGCTGGAAGTTGAAGGGTTCAAGCGTCAGGTCAGTTTTTCCGCGCGCCTGGATGGCAGCGGTCAAGTCAAGGTCACCTAA
- a CDS encoding PAAR domain-containing protein translates to MSGKPAARVSDPTACPLPGHGTNPIAAGSGDVFFDGLAAARQGDASACGGAMSGGLATTVLINGKPAATVDSVGTHGNKVTAGSGTVIIGNSHSPVAFVPPVPLIIPGFDAQFQLKNGLGNPLADTKYLLRRADGSLESGITNELGLTHRVKAHAASEKIEVFIES, encoded by the coding sequence ATGTCTGGCAAACCCGCAGCACGCGTATCCGACCCCACCGCTTGCCCGCTCCCCGGTCACGGCACCAACCCGATCGCCGCCGGTTCCGGCGACGTGTTCTTCGACGGCCTCGCGGCCGCCCGCCAAGGCGATGCCTCGGCGTGTGGTGGTGCGATGTCGGGAGGTTTGGCGACCACTGTGTTGATCAACGGCAAACCTGCCGCGACGGTTGATTCGGTGGGTACGCATGGCAACAAGGTCACCGCCGGTTCTGGCACGGTGATTATCGGGAATTCGCATTCGCCTGTGGCGTTTGTGCCGCCAGTGCCTTTGATCATTCCGGGCTTCGATGCTCAGTTCCAGCTGAAAAACGGTCTGGGCAATCCGCTTGCGGATACTAAATACCTACTCCGTCGAGCGGATGGTTCTCTCGAAAGTGGAATCACCAATGAGTTGGGCCTGACTCATCGCGTGAAGGCCCACGCAGCTTCCGAAAAAATCGAAGTTTTTATTGAGAGCTGA
- the tssF gene encoding type VI secretion system baseplate subunit TssF, with product MSFNHYYQSELTALRQLGRRFAERSPALAPYLGQAGRDPDVERLLEGFAFLTGRLRQKLDDELPELSHSLMQLLWPNYMRPLPAFSILQFDPLKRSGPALRVERDTPIESKPIEDVRCRFRTCYPTEVLPLDLAALNYSVKGDGSLLSLRLEMSADGHLGELELSKLRLHFAGERYISQMLYLSLLRNLEGIELIPLDGAGKPIDGVSGKPMAFKIPGDRVKPVGFAEEEALIPYPLNTFRGYRYLQEYFAFQDKFLFVDVNGLDIINALPEDTLKQMRGLELRFDIRKSGIMRMRPTLDNVKLFCTPIANLFAHDALPIRLDGKQDEYLLLPAEFDLENCGVFSVETVTGWKPGGLGYQEYVPFESFEHDPSFDVPNSRPHYSIRQRSSLLHDGLDTYLSFGIRHTEAHETLSIELMCTNQNLPRKLKLGDICMACEETPEFLSFRNITPATSSFAPPLNRDFLWKLISNMSLNYLSLADVNALKVILETYDLPRYYDQHAEKVSKRLLGGLKHIKHHHVDRLHRGLPVRGLRTELTIDPEGYIGEGDLFVFASVLNEFFALYASLNSFHELRVKSTQGEVYQWTPRMGLQPLL from the coding sequence GTGTCCTTTAACCACTACTACCAAAGCGAACTCACCGCACTGCGCCAACTCGGTCGCCGTTTCGCCGAGCGTAGTCCGGCGTTGGCGCCGTATCTGGGGCAGGCCGGGCGGGATCCGGATGTGGAGCGGTTGCTCGAAGGCTTTGCGTTTCTCACCGGGCGGCTGCGCCAGAAGCTCGATGACGAGCTGCCGGAACTCAGCCATTCGTTGATGCAATTGCTGTGGCCGAACTACATGCGCCCGCTGCCGGCGTTCAGCATTTTGCAGTTCGATCCGCTCAAGCGTTCCGGGCCGGCGTTGCGCGTCGAGCGTGATACGCCGATTGAAAGCAAACCGATCGAAGACGTGCGTTGCCGCTTCCGCACCTGCTACCCAACTGAAGTGTTGCCGCTGGATCTGGCGGCGCTGAATTACTCGGTGAAGGGCGACGGCTCGCTGCTCAGTCTGCGTCTGGAAATGAGCGCCGACGGTCACCTCGGTGAGCTGGAACTGAGCAAGCTGCGTTTGCACTTTGCCGGCGAGCGCTACATCAGTCAGATGCTTTACCTGAGCCTGCTGCGCAACCTCGAAGGTATCGAGCTGATCCCGCTCGACGGCGCCGGCAAGCCCATCGATGGCGTCAGCGGCAAGCCGATGGCGTTCAAGATTCCCGGTGATCGGGTCAAACCGGTGGGCTTCGCCGAAGAAGAAGCGTTGATCCCGTATCCGCTGAACACCTTCCGTGGCTATCGCTACCTGCAGGAATACTTCGCCTTCCAGGACAAATTCCTGTTCGTCGACGTCAACGGTCTGGACATCATCAACGCGCTGCCGGAAGACACGCTCAAGCAGATGCGCGGCCTCGAATTGCGCTTCGACATTCGCAAGAGTGGCATCATGCGCATGCGTCCGACGCTGGATAACGTGAAGCTATTCTGCACACCGATTGCCAACCTGTTCGCCCACGACGCACTGCCGATTCGCCTCGACGGTAAGCAGGACGAATACCTGCTACTGCCGGCGGAATTCGATCTGGAAAACTGCGGCGTGTTCTCGGTGGAAACCGTGACTGGCTGGAAGCCCGGCGGCCTCGGTTATCAGGAATACGTGCCGTTCGAATCCTTCGAGCACGACCCGAGTTTCGACGTGCCCAACAGCCGTCCGCATTACAGCATCCGCCAGCGTTCGTCCCTGCTGCACGACGGCCTCGACACGTACCTGAGCTTCGGTATTCGCCACACCGAAGCCCACGAAACCCTGTCGATCGAGCTGATGTGCACCAACCAGAACCTGCCGCGCAAGCTCAAGCTCGGCGACATCTGCATGGCCTGCGAAGAGACGCCGGAGTTCTTGAGCTTCCGCAACATCACCCCGGCGACTTCCAGCTTCGCACCGCCGCTGAACCGTGACTTCCTGTGGAAGCTGATCAGCAACATGTCGCTTAACTATTTGTCGCTGGCCGACGTCAATGCGTTGAAGGTGATTCTCGAAACCTACGACTTGCCGCGCTACTACGACCAGCACGCGGAGAAGGTCAGCAAACGCCTGCTCGGCGGCCTCAAGCACATCAAGCATCACCACGTCGACCGCTTGCACCGCGGTTTGCCGGTGCGCGGTTTGCGCACCGAACTGACCATCGACCCGGAAGGGTATATCGGCGAGGGCGACCTGTTCGTTTTCGCTTCGGTTCTTAACGAGTTTTTCGCGCTTTACGCCAGTCTCAATTCATTCCATGAGCTGCGGGTAAAAAGCACACAGGGAGAGGTGTACCAATGGACACCACGTATGGGCCTGCAGCCCCTGCTTTAA
- the tssG gene encoding type VI secretion system baseplate subunit TssG, which produces MDTTYGPAAPALSGLTKVIREYSLFQAVLLVIDRLREAHPHLSEDDLYDQVEFQANPSLGFPRSDVDRVEFFEEHGQMRARMRFNLIGLVGSGSPLPAFYGEQALGDSEDGNPTRNFLDLFHHRLQRLMLPIWRKYRYRASFQSGALDPFSSQLFALIGLGGEEIRKAKELNWKRLLPYLGLLSLRAHSAALIEAVLRYYFKHEDLVIEQCIERRVEILEEQRNRLGRANSLLGEDLVLGEHVRDRSGKFRIHITELDWQRFHEFLPIGFGYQPLCALVRFTLRDPLDYDIRLVLRQEEIRELRIGEQNACRLGWTSWLGREKADGVVTLGSKIH; this is translated from the coding sequence ATGGACACCACGTATGGGCCTGCAGCCCCTGCTTTAAGCGGGCTGACGAAGGTAATACGCGAGTACTCGCTGTTTCAGGCCGTGCTGCTGGTGATCGACCGGCTGCGCGAAGCACACCCGCATCTGAGCGAAGACGATCTGTACGATCAGGTCGAGTTCCAGGCCAACCCGAGCCTCGGTTTTCCACGCAGTGATGTTGATCGCGTGGAGTTCTTCGAAGAGCACGGGCAGATGCGCGCGCGCATGCGTTTCAACCTGATCGGCCTGGTCGGCTCGGGTTCGCCGTTGCCGGCGTTCTACGGCGAACAGGCTCTGGGCGACAGCGAGGACGGCAACCCCACGCGCAACTTCCTCGACCTGTTCCACCATCGCCTGCAACGGCTGATGCTGCCGATCTGGCGCAAGTATCGCTACCGCGCAAGCTTCCAGAGCGGCGCGCTCGACCCGTTTTCGTCGCAGCTGTTTGCGCTGATCGGTCTGGGCGGTGAAGAGATCCGCAAGGCCAAGGAACTCAACTGGAAACGCCTGCTGCCGTACCTCGGTTTGCTCAGCTTGCGGGCGCACTCGGCGGCGTTGATCGAAGCCGTGCTGCGTTACTACTTCAAGCACGAAGACCTGGTCATCGAGCAGTGCATCGAGCGCCGCGTGGAAATCCTCGAAGAGCAGCGCAATCGTTTGGGCCGCGCCAACAGCCTGCTCGGTGAAGACCTGGTGCTCGGCGAGCACGTGCGCGACCGCAGCGGCAAATTCCGCATTCACATTACTGAACTCGACTGGCAGCGATTCCATGAATTCCTGCCGATCGGTTTCGGTTACCAGCCGCTCTGCGCGCTGGTGCGGTTCACTTTGCGTGACCCGCTCGATTACGACATCCGCCTGGTCTTGCGCCAGGAAGAAATCCGCGAACTGCGCATCGGTGAGCAGAACGCCTGTCGCCTCGGTTGGACCAGTTGGCTGGGCCGCGAAAAAGCGGACGGCGTGGTGACCCTGGGCAGCAAAATTCATTAA
- the tssH gene encoding type VI secretion system ATPase TssH, giving the protein MINVDLQQLIQALDAETRRDLERSAERCVARGGSKILVEDLMLGLLERPNGLLARALQDADVDAGELSAALQSRVEHSASRNPVFAPELVQWLQDALLVANLELGQTQVEDAALILALLRNPMRYAGSRYQPLLAKLNIDRLKEFALSQQEQPAANGKPAAQGESLLQRFTHNLTQQARDGKLDPVLCRDGAIRQMVDILARRRKNNPIVVGEAGVGKTAIVEGLASRIAAGEVPQVLKGVELLSLDMGLLQAGASVKGEFERRLKGVIDEVKASPKPIILFIDEAHTLIGAGGNAGGSDAANLLKPALARGELRTIAATTWAEYKKYFEKDPALARRFQPVQLHEPTVSEAVTILRGLAQVYEKSHGIYLRDDAVVSAAELSARYLAGRQLPDKAVDVLDTACARVRISLAAAPESLERLRGELAEGGRQRQALRRDAEAGLLIDHEALDALEVRLEEAESEMVALETQWTEQKALAERLLDLRQQLAKAREAAAVEPLVTVEEDAEGTVIETVVAEVEEGQSVEALEALLNETHSALTAAQVKERLVSFEVCPRLVAEVISAWTGVPLAQLAREHNAKVASFATDLRTRIRGQEQAVHALDRSMRATAAGLNKPDAPVGVFLLVGPSGVGKTETALALADLLYGGDRFITTINMSEFQEKHTVSRLIGAPPGYVGYGEGGMLTEAVRQKPYSVVLLDEVEKADPDVLNLFYQIFDKGVANDGEGREIDFRNTLILMTSNLGSDKISDLCENGARPTAEVLEETIRPVLSKHFKPALLARMKVVPYYPVGGPVLRELIEIKLGRLGERLNRRQLDFSWCQNLVDHLSERCTQSDSGARLIDHLLDQHVLPLVADRLLDAMATGESLKRVHATLDGESSVTCEFA; this is encoded by the coding sequence ATGATCAACGTAGACCTGCAACAACTCATCCAGGCGCTGGACGCCGAAACCCGTCGTGATCTGGAACGTTCGGCCGAGCGTTGCGTGGCCCGTGGCGGCAGCAAGATCCTCGTCGAAGACTTGATGCTGGGCCTGCTGGAGCGTCCAAACGGCTTGCTCGCGCGCGCGCTGCAAGATGCCGATGTCGATGCCGGCGAACTCAGCGCCGCGCTGCAATCGCGCGTTGAGCACAGCGCCTCGCGCAACCCGGTGTTTGCCCCGGAACTGGTGCAGTGGCTGCAAGACGCGCTGCTGGTGGCCAATCTCGAACTGGGCCAGACCCAGGTTGAAGATGCGGCGCTGATCCTTGCGCTGCTGCGCAATCCGATGCGCTACGCCGGCAGCCGTTATCAGCCGCTGCTCGCCAAGCTGAATATCGATCGCCTGAAAGAATTTGCCCTGTCGCAACAGGAGCAACCGGCGGCCAACGGCAAGCCGGCCGCGCAGGGCGAATCGCTGTTGCAGCGCTTCACCCACAACCTGACCCAACAGGCCCGCGACGGCAAACTCGACCCGGTGCTGTGCCGTGATGGCGCGATCCGCCAGATGGTCGACATCCTCGCGCGTCGCCGCAAGAACAACCCAATCGTCGTCGGTGAGGCCGGTGTCGGCAAGACCGCCATCGTTGAAGGCCTGGCTTCACGCATCGCTGCCGGTGAAGTGCCGCAAGTGCTCAAAGGCGTTGAGCTGCTGTCGCTGGACATGGGCCTGTTGCAGGCCGGCGCCAGCGTCAAAGGTGAATTCGAGCGTCGCCTCAAAGGCGTGATCGACGAAGTCAAAGCTTCGCCGAAACCGATCATTCTGTTCATCGACGAAGCCCACACCCTGATCGGTGCGGGCGGCAATGCGGGTGGCTCCGACGCAGCCAACCTGCTGAAACCGGCACTGGCGCGTGGCGAACTGCGCACCATCGCCGCGACCACCTGGGCCGAGTACAAGAAATACTTCGAGAAAGACCCGGCCCTGGCCCGTCGTTTCCAGCCGGTGCAATTGCACGAACCGACCGTCAGCGAAGCGGTGACCATCCTTCGTGGTCTGGCCCAGGTTTACGAGAAAAGCCACGGCATCTACCTGCGCGATGACGCGGTGGTTTCGGCGGCTGAGTTGTCCGCACGTTATCTGGCCGGTCGGCAACTGCCGGACAAAGCCGTCGACGTCCTCGACACCGCGTGTGCCCGCGTGCGCATCAGCCTCGCCGCCGCGCCGGAAAGCCTTGAGCGTCTGCGTGGCGAACTGGCCGAAGGTGGCCGTCAGCGTCAGGCGCTGCGTCGCGATGCCGAAGCCGGTCTGCTGATCGACCACGAAGCACTGGACGCGCTGGAAGTTCGTCTTGAAGAAGCCGAAAGCGAAATGGTTGCGCTGGAAACCCAGTGGACTGAGCAGAAAGCTTTGGCCGAACGCCTGCTGGATCTGCGTCAACAACTGGCCAAGGCTCGCGAAGCCGCAGCAGTCGAGCCCTTGGTCACCGTTGAAGAAGACGCCGAAGGCACTGTCATCGAAACCGTTGTTGCCGAAGTCGAAGAAGGCCAAAGCGTCGAGGCTCTGGAAGCCCTGCTCAACGAAACTCACAGCGCCCTGACTGCCGCTCAGGTCAAAGAGCGTCTGGTCAGCTTCGAGGTGTGCCCGCGTCTGGTTGCCGAAGTGATCAGCGCCTGGACCGGCGTGCCGCTGGCGCAACTGGCTCGCGAACACAACGCCAAGGTCGCCAGTTTCGCCACTGACCTGCGCACACGCATCCGTGGTCAGGAACAAGCCGTGCACGCACTGGATCGCTCGATGCGCGCCACCGCTGCCGGGCTGAACAAACCTGATGCACCGGTCGGCGTATTCCTGTTGGTTGGTCCGAGCGGCGTCGGCAAGACCGAAACCGCATTGGCCTTGGCTGACTTGCTGTATGGCGGTGATCGTTTCATCACCACCATCAACATGTCCGAGTTTCAGGAGAAGCACACCGTTTCCCGCCTGATCGGTGCACCGCCAGGCTACGTCGGTTACGGCGAGGGCGGCATGCTCACCGAAGCCGTGCGCCAGAAGCCGTATTCGGTGGTGCTGCTCGATGAAGTCGAAAAAGCTGATCCGGATGTGCTCAACCTGTTCTATCAAATCTTCGACAAAGGCGTGGCCAACGACGGCGAAGGTCGCGAGATCGACTTCCGCAACACGTTGATCCTGATGACCTCGAACCTCGGTAGCGACAAGATCAGCGACCTCTGCGAAAACGGCGCGCGCCCGACGGCGGAAGTGCTCGAAGAAACCATTCGCCCGGTACTCAGCAAGCACTTCAAACCCGCGCTGTTGGCGCGGATGAAAGTGGTGCCGTACTACCCGGTTGGTGGCCCGGTGCTGCGCGAGCTGATCGAGATCAAACTCGGTCGTCTCGGCGAGCGTCTCAACCGTCGTCAGCTGGATTTCAGCTGGTGCCAGAACCTCGTCGATCACCTGTCCGAGCGTTGCACGCAGAGCGACAGCGGCGCGCGCCTGATCGACCATCTGCTCGACCAACACGTGCTGCCGTTGGTGGCCGATCGTCTGCTCGATGCCATGGCCACCGGTGAAAGCCTCAAGCGTGTGCATGCCACGCTCGACGGCGAATCCAGCGTGACGTGCGAGTTCGCCTGA
- a CDS encoding sigma-54 interaction domain-containing protein, which produces MFTQVPQPLVYAEALLAQFASLSRAADGAALLGDFVRGLAELSGCELTQLYLLDATHTCLGMNAECLDGALQPREAASLPADYNGEQLLQFALCQNRVVCLDDLSGSLHETSFLPATTSPWQSLLCVPLVNQHKAVEGLLLCASRRRTNLQGFADSLGQLGSFVLGQLHLLQRLRQPLAQSAMAALSVPSISGYGLIGKSAAMRQTHSLISKVLHSPYTVLLRGETGTGKEVVARAIHDCGPRRSQAFIVQNCAAVPENLLESELFGYRKGAFTGADRDRAGLFDAANGGTLLLDEIGDMPLSLQAKILRVLQEGEIRPLGSNDTHKIDVRIIAATHRDLSTLVSEGKFREDLYYRLAQFPIELPALRQREGDILELAQHFAEKTCTYLQRDPVRWSDAALEHLGGYTFPGNVRELKALVERAVLLCEGGELLAEHFSLRMEPAPEDNSHLNLRERLEQVERTLLLDCLRKNDGNQTLAARELGLPRRTLLYRLGRLNINLGDFDG; this is translated from the coding sequence ATGTTCACTCAAGTGCCGCAGCCGCTGGTCTATGCCGAAGCGTTGCTGGCGCAATTCGCCAGTCTGTCGCGGGCGGCGGACGGTGCTGCGTTGCTGGGTGACTTTGTGCGCGGGCTGGCCGAGTTGAGTGGTTGCGAGTTGACTCAGTTGTATCTGCTCGACGCCACTCACACGTGCCTGGGGATGAACGCCGAGTGCCTCGACGGCGCCCTGCAACCGCGCGAAGCGGCGAGCCTGCCAGCGGATTACAACGGTGAACAACTGCTGCAATTTGCCCTCTGCCAGAACCGCGTCGTGTGCCTCGACGACTTGAGCGGCAGCCTGCACGAAACCAGTTTCCTGCCAGCGACGACCTCGCCGTGGCAGTCGCTGTTGTGTGTGCCGCTGGTCAATCAGCACAAGGCTGTCGAAGGCCTGCTGCTGTGTGCCAGCCGGCGTCGCACCAACCTGCAAGGCTTTGCCGATTCGCTCGGTCAGCTCGGCTCGTTCGTGCTTGGCCAGTTGCATTTGCTGCAACGTCTGCGTCAGCCGCTGGCGCAATCGGCCATGGCTGCGCTCAGTGTGCCGAGCATCAGTGGTTATGGCCTGATCGGCAAAAGCGCGGCGATGCGCCAGACCCACTCGCTGATCAGCAAAGTGCTGCACAGCCCGTACACCGTGCTGCTGCGTGGCGAAACCGGCACCGGCAAGGAAGTCGTCGCCCGCGCGATTCACGATTGCGGCCCGCGTCGCTCCCAGGCATTCATCGTGCAGAACTGCGCGGCCGTGCCGGAAAATCTGCTGGAAAGTGAGCTGTTCGGCTATCGCAAAGGCGCCTTCACCGGTGCCGACCGCGACCGCGCCGGGCTGTTCGATGCGGCCAATGGCGGCACGCTGTTGCTCGACGAGATCGGCGACATGCCGCTGTCGTTGCAGGCAAAGATTCTGCGCGTGTTGCAGGAAGGCGAGATTCGTCCGCTGGGTTCCAACGACACGCACAAGATCGATGTGCGCATCATCGCTGCGACGCACCGCGATCTGTCGACGCTGGTCAGCGAGGGCAAATTCCGCGAAGACTTGTACTACCGCCTCGCGCAATTCCCGATCGAGCTGCCCGCTCTGCGTCAGCGCGAAGGCGACATCCTTGAATTGGCCCAGCACTTTGCCGAGAAGACGTGCACGTACTTGCAGCGCGATCCGGTGCGCTGGTCGGACGCAGCGCTGGAGCATCTGGGCGGTTACACCTTCCCCGGCAACGTGCGGGAACTCAAGGCCTTGGTCGAGCGCGCGGTGCTGTTGTGCGAAGGCGGCGAGTTGCTCGCCGAGCATTTCTCCCTGCGCATGGAGCCGGCACCGGAAGACAACAGCCACCTGAATCTGCGCGAACGCCTGGAGCAGGTCGAACGCACCTTGTTGCTCGATTGCCTGCGCAAAAACGATGGCAACCAGACCCTCGCCGCCCGCGAACTGGGCTTGCCTCGGCGCACGCTGCTGTACCGCCTCGGCCGTTTGAATATCAACCTGGGTGACTTCGATGGTTGA
- the tagH gene encoding type VI secretion system-associated FHA domain protein TagH, with the protein MELVFEMLNTKQFVPTELCQRTFKQAGGVIGRGEDCDWIIPDRKRHLSNHHAIVSYREGTFFLTDTSSNGVQDGSSGARLNKGEPVRIEHGSTYVLGDFEIRARLVRDPATFDGEVGRPRAAGSIIPDDAFLDLDPLNALEQQERVYSEIDELLAPNTKPDDSRQRADYARIDMESLMVPELIAAPAEPEPAPAPKAVERQSEGFWEHFGAALGVDVKGLGHDEREALALNAARLLRQSIGGLQQSLRTRSELKNELRLAQTTVQGTNKNPLKFAVDPSEALQILLQPSKPGHLPAEQAISRAFRDLQAHQVALLTASRAAVRGTLEHFSPEQLTLRFERDSKPLIATSGGRWRAFGRYHQALRQDDDWSERLLARDFAQAYEEQIRLISTLHTDHQG; encoded by the coding sequence ATGGAATTGGTTTTCGAAATGCTGAACACCAAGCAGTTCGTGCCCACCGAGTTGTGCCAGAGGACCTTCAAACAGGCCGGTGGCGTGATCGGGCGGGGCGAGGACTGCGACTGGATCATTCCTGACCGCAAGCGTCACCTGTCCAATCACCACGCGATTGTCAGTTACCGCGAAGGCACGTTCTTCCTCACCGACACCAGCAGCAACGGTGTCCAGGACGGCAGCAGCGGCGCACGCCTGAACAAAGGCGAGCCGGTGCGCATCGAGCATGGCAGCACTTACGTGCTCGGTGACTTCGAAATCCGCGCGCGACTGGTACGCGACCCGGCGACCTTCGACGGTGAAGTCGGGCGCCCGCGTGCGGCCGGCAGCATCATCCCGGACGACGCGTTCCTCGATCTCGACCCGCTCAATGCCCTCGAACAGCAAGAGCGCGTGTACTCGGAAATCGACGAACTGCTGGCGCCGAACACCAAGCCGGACGACTCCCGTCAGCGCGCCGACTACGCGCGCATCGACATGGAAAGCCTGATGGTGCCAGAGCTGATTGCCGCGCCCGCCGAACCTGAGCCCGCTCCGGCACCGAAAGCCGTCGAGCGCCAGAGCGAAGGTTTCTGGGAGCACTTTGGCGCTGCGCTGGGTGTGGACGTCAAAGGCCTCGGTCACGACGAACGCGAAGCCCTGGCGTTGAACGCCGCGCGTCTGTTGCGCCAAAGCATCGGCGGTTTGCAGCAGAGCCTGCGTACCCGTTCCGAGCTGAAAAACGAGCTGCGTCTGGCCCAGACCACCGTGCAAGGCACCAACAAGAACCCGCTGAAATTCGCCGTCGACCCGAGCGAAGCGCTGCAGATTCTGTTGCAGCCAAGCAAGCCTGGGCATCTGCCGGCCGAGCAAGCGATCTCCCGTGCATTCCGCGATTTGCAGGCGCATCAGGTGGCGCTGCTGACCGCCAGCCGCGCCGCTGTGCGCGGCACGCTGGAGCATTTCTCGCCGGAGCAACTGACCCTGCGTTTCGAGCGCGACAGCAAGCCGTTGATCGCGACATCGGGCGGGCGCTGGAGAGCGTTCGGTCGTTATCACCAGGCACTGCGTCAGGACGATGACTGGAGCGAGCGCCTGCTGGCCCGCGACTTCGCCCAGGCCTACGAAGAACAGATCCGCCTGATTTCCACCCTTCACACCGACCACCAAGGATGA
- the tssJ gene encoding type VI secretion system lipoprotein TssJ, translated as MSRRSTAFFKTLTALTVLVLLAGCSSLSPYSKVTKINLKLTGSDQLNLDLNGRPSPVVVRLFELKHPVTFENADFFSLYERAKESLNPDLVASEELELRPGETVELKLKVEEGSRYVGVLAAYRDLPETQWRHTVQITPLEVTEVDLTLDQTGIRNTNQVLAKADD; from the coding sequence ATGTCTCGCCGCTCGACCGCTTTTTTCAAGACGCTGACTGCGCTCACCGTGCTGGTGCTGCTCGCCGGTTGCTCGTCGCTGTCGCCGTACTCGAAAGTGACCAAGATCAACCTGAAGCTCACCGGCAGCGATCAGTTGAATCTGGACCTCAATGGCCGCCCATCGCCGGTGGTGGTACGCCTGTTCGAACTCAAACACCCGGTGACCTTCGAGAACGCTGATTTCTTCAGCCTCTACGAACGCGCCAAGGAATCCCTCAACCCGGATCTGGTGGCCAGTGAAGAACTCGAACTGCGCCCGGGCGAAACCGTGGAACTGAAGCTCAAGGTGGAAGAGGGCAGCCGTTATGTTGGCGTTCTTGCCGCTTACCGCGACTTGCCGGAAACCCAATGGCGCCACACGGTGCAGATCACTCCGTTGGAAGTTACCGAAGTCGATCTGACTCTGGACCAGACCGGCATCCGTAACACTAATCAAGTGCTCGCCAAGGCGGATGACTGA